Proteins co-encoded in one Flavobacteriaceae bacterium MAR_2009_75 genomic window:
- a CDS encoding putative surface protein with fasciclin (FAS1) repeats: protein MRFSLAFLFILALFFSSEVSAQKKSSIEARKSIVRSTAISENHKTLLAVMRATDLEELLDRSGPFTVFAPSDLAFENIIGKSVDDLMSPENKKELKALMTYHIVAGKLSASKILKAMSRGGGTATFMTVHGDDITVTMKGLDIILTDGQGNQATIVVADSNQRNGVIHEIDNVIQPREEIRS from the coding sequence ATGAGGTTTTCTCTCGCTTTTCTTTTTATACTGGCATTATTTTTTTCTTCCGAAGTATCTGCACAGAAGAAATCTTCTATAGAAGCAAGAAAATCAATTGTTCGTTCTACGGCTATATCTGAAAACCATAAGACATTATTAGCAGTAATGAGGGCTACCGATTTAGAAGAATTACTCGACAGATCTGGTCCTTTTACAGTATTTGCTCCATCTGATTTAGCTTTTGAAAATATTATTGGTAAATCTGTAGATGATTTAATGAGTCCGGAAAACAAAAAGGAATTGAAAGCTCTTATGACCTATCATATTGTAGCGGGCAAATTATCTGCCTCAAAAATATTAAAGGCTATGAGCAGGGGCGGAGGTACCGCAACATTTATGACCGTTCATGGTGATGATATAACCGTAACAATGAAAGGGCTCGATATTATTTTAACTGATGGTCAGGGCAATCAAGCTACAATTGTAGTTGCCGATTCTAACCAACGTAATGGTGTGATCCACGAAATAGATAATGTTATACAACCCCGCGAAGAAATTAGGTCTTAA
- a CDS encoding acyl-CoA thioester hydrolase, which yields MHKFQKTLVVEKDDLDDLDHVNNVRYVQWIQDISKEHWLKVCPEEIIKNSIWVVMTHHITYKLAAKLGDVIKIETHIASSKGAKSVRVVEMHDDRTGQLLLHSKTEWCLLNSESLKPIRISEEIKNLFSK from the coding sequence ATGCATAAATTTCAAAAGACACTGGTCGTCGAAAAAGATGATTTAGATGACTTAGACCACGTGAACAATGTTCGCTACGTACAATGGATTCAAGATATTTCAAAAGAACATTGGTTAAAAGTCTGCCCTGAAGAAATCATAAAAAATAGTATATGGGTAGTGATGACCCATCACATTACTTATAAACTTGCTGCGAAGTTAGGTGATGTTATCAAAATAGAAACGCATATAGCCAGCAGTAAAGGGGCGAAGTCTGTACGTGTCGTTGAAATGCATGATGACCGAACTGGTCAACTGTTATTACATTCTAAAACGGAATGGTGCTTATTGAATTCCGAGAGCTTAAAACCAATTCGAATCTCAGAAGAAATCAAGAACCTGTTCTCAAAATAA
- a CDS encoding phenylalanyl-tRNA synthetase beta subunit, translating to MQISYNWLKQFLKLDWEADKTAELLTDLGLEVEGISNFESVKGGLNGIVVGEVLTCEKHPNADKLKVTTVAIGTDTPLQIVCGAPNVATGQKVPVATIGTTLYTPEGEAWKIKKGKIRGEVSEGMICAEDELGLGSSHDGIMVLNERLKPGTLCSEVFTIENDQVFDIGLTPNRADAMSHYGVARDLKAGLVQKEINKELITPSVSNFNVDNRSLKMLVEVEDSKLAPRYCGVTMSNLIVQPSPDWLKNRLLAIGLKPINNVVDATNYVLHELGQPLHAFDADRIHGKKIKVKTLPAGTKFMTLDGHERELHEDDLMICDSEKPMCLAGIFGGINTGVTESTTSIFLESAYFDPVNIRKTAKRHGLNTDASFRFERGIDIEYVEYALKRAALLIKEIAGGDITSDIEDFYPKKIEEHQVFLTFEKTYSLIGQEISQDTIKSILASLDIKVKSVTEAGLGLSIPSYRVDVHREVDVIEEILRVYGYNNINFKNKINASIAPVSKFDDYNLQSKIGNQLASLGFYEVMTNSLSSPKYATLLEVEQVGKPVKMLNPLSNDLSVMRQSMLFSGLEALSYNINRKKQNLKFFEFGKTYHLNDSKRTENKHLSLLVTGNRNGDSWIGSENKIDFFYLKSIVLNILERLGISQLQPSPVVDSVYAEGLTLSLKSKPLVTIGIIKKNLLKESGIKQEVLYADFYWDNVISFASKNSISYNEIPKHPEVKRDFALLLNDNVSFQEIHELGFKTERKLLKHINLFDVYTGKNLPEGKKSYAVGFTLQDANRTLTDKQIDKIMNKMQKRFEEELGAELR from the coding sequence ATGCAGATTTCGTACAATTGGTTGAAACAATTTTTAAAGCTTGACTGGGAAGCTGACAAAACCGCAGAACTTCTTACCGACTTAGGTCTTGAAGTTGAGGGCATTAGCAACTTTGAATCTGTAAAAGGTGGCTTGAACGGTATTGTGGTGGGCGAAGTTTTAACCTGTGAAAAACACCCCAATGCCGACAAATTGAAAGTAACTACAGTCGCTATTGGAACAGACACCCCTCTTCAAATAGTTTGTGGTGCACCAAATGTTGCAACTGGTCAAAAAGTACCAGTGGCCACCATAGGCACTACCCTCTACACCCCAGAGGGTGAAGCTTGGAAAATAAAAAAAGGAAAAATTCGTGGTGAAGTTAGCGAAGGTATGATTTGTGCAGAAGACGAGTTAGGTCTTGGTAGCAGTCACGACGGTATTATGGTTCTTAATGAAAGACTCAAACCTGGCACCCTATGTTCAGAAGTCTTTACTATAGAAAATGATCAAGTTTTTGACATTGGCCTCACTCCCAATCGTGCCGATGCGATGAGCCACTACGGGGTAGCAAGGGATTTGAAAGCCGGTCTAGTTCAAAAAGAGATAAATAAAGAATTAATCACACCATCGGTTAGCAATTTTAATGTTGATAATCGCTCATTGAAAATGTTGGTCGAAGTGGAAGATAGTAAATTGGCACCCCGATATTGCGGGGTGACCATGAGCAATCTCATTGTGCAACCATCACCTGATTGGTTAAAAAACAGGTTGTTGGCCATTGGTCTAAAACCTATTAATAATGTGGTCGATGCCACGAACTACGTATTACACGAGCTTGGCCAGCCCCTACATGCGTTCGATGCAGACCGTATTCATGGTAAGAAAATTAAGGTAAAAACATTGCCAGCGGGTACAAAATTTATGACTCTTGACGGTCATGAGAGAGAATTACACGAAGATGATTTAATGATTTGTGACTCTGAGAAACCGATGTGCCTGGCAGGTATTTTTGGCGGTATTAATACTGGAGTAACAGAGTCTACCACCTCTATATTTTTAGAAAGTGCCTATTTTGACCCCGTTAATATCCGTAAAACTGCCAAAAGACACGGTTTGAATACAGATGCCTCGTTCCGTTTCGAGAGAGGAATCGATATTGAATATGTTGAGTATGCACTGAAAAGGGCAGCCCTTTTAATCAAAGAAATTGCTGGGGGAGATATTACTTCTGATATAGAAGATTTCTATCCTAAAAAAATAGAAGAGCACCAAGTTTTTTTAACCTTTGAAAAGACTTACTCTCTAATTGGTCAAGAAATCTCTCAAGATACCATAAAATCAATTTTGGCTTCTTTAGATATAAAAGTAAAAAGTGTTACCGAAGCCGGTCTTGGTCTTTCCATTCCCTCATATCGTGTAGATGTTCACCGTGAAGTTGATGTGATAGAAGAAATCTTAAGGGTCTATGGCTATAACAATATCAATTTTAAGAATAAAATAAACGCTTCGATAGCTCCGGTTTCAAAGTTCGACGATTATAATTTACAATCGAAAATTGGTAATCAACTGGCCTCTTTAGGTTTTTATGAGGTAATGACCAATAGTCTCAGTTCGCCTAAATATGCTACTTTGCTCGAAGTTGAACAAGTGGGTAAACCGGTAAAAATGCTGAACCCCTTAAGCAATGACTTATCTGTAATGAGGCAATCGATGCTTTTTTCAGGCTTAGAGGCATTGTCTTATAATATTAATAGAAAAAAACAAAATCTTAAATTTTTTGAATTTGGAAAGACCTATCATCTGAATGATTCTAAAAGAACTGAAAATAAACACTTAAGTCTTCTCGTGACCGGAAACCGTAATGGAGATAGTTGGATCGGGAGCGAGAATAAAATAGACTTCTTTTATCTAAAATCTATTGTTCTTAATATACTTGAACGATTAGGCATCTCACAATTACAACCATCACCTGTCGTTGATTCTGTATATGCAGAGGGTTTAACACTTTCCCTAAAGTCTAAGCCATTAGTCACTATAGGTATTATAAAGAAAAACTTGTTAAAAGAATCGGGGATTAAGCAAGAAGTGCTGTATGCTGATTTTTATTGGGATAATGTCATATCTTTTGCCAGCAAGAACAGCATATCATATAACGAAATACCAAAACACCCCGAAGTTAAACGTGATTTTGCACTGCTGTTAAATGATAACGTCTCTTTTCAAGAGATTCATGAACTTGGTTTTAAAACGGAAAGAAAACTTCTTAAACACATTAATCTCTTCGATGTGTATACAGGCAAAAATCTACCTGAAGGTAAAAAATCTTATGCTGTTGGCTTTACACTACAAGATGCCAACCGTACATTGACTGACAAGCAAATTGATAAGATTATGAATAAGATGCAAAAACGCTTTGAGGAAGAGCTTGGTGCAGAATTACGTTAA
- a CDS encoding ATPase subunit of ABC transporter with duplicated ATPase domains, protein MLSVSNLSVQFGKRVLFDEVNVTFTEGNCYGVIGANGAGKSTFLKILSGQIDPTSGHVSLEPGKRMSILEQNHNAYDEATVLETVVMGNKPLFAIKKEIDALYADYSDENADKIGELQVQFEEMNGWNADSDAAALLSNLGISEDHHFTVMADIDSKLKVRVLLAQALFGNPDVLIMDEPTNDLDYETIHWLENFLANYENTVIVVSHDRHFLDSVCTSIADIDFGKLNLYSGNYTFWYESSQLAARQRAQQNKKAEEKAKELQEFISRFSANVAKSKQATSRKKMLSKLKVEDIKPSSRRYPAIIFEREREAGDQILNIEGLSASTEEGDILFHNVNLNLAKGDKVAIISKDSRATTAFYDIINDKRKADKGSFQWGVTTNQSYLPADNSDFFTENISLVDWLRQWAKTEEEREEVYIRGFLGKMLFSGEEALKKCTVLSGGEKVRCMLSRMMMMRANVVMLDEPTNHLDLESITAFNNSLKNFKGTVLFTTHDHEFAQTVANRIVELTPKGNIDRYLSFEEYMSDKALKEQREKMYAVPV, encoded by the coding sequence ATGTTATCGGTATCAAATTTATCTGTTCAGTTCGGAAAAAGAGTTTTATTCGATGAAGTCAATGTTACTTTCACCGAAGGAAATTGTTATGGGGTTATAGGTGCTAATGGTGCAGGTAAATCGACCTTTTTGAAAATATTATCTGGTCAAATAGACCCAACTTCGGGTCACGTTTCGCTCGAGCCGGGTAAGCGAATGTCTATTTTAGAACAGAACCATAATGCTTATGATGAGGCAACTGTACTTGAGACAGTTGTTATGGGCAATAAGCCGCTTTTTGCCATAAAGAAAGAGATAGACGCCCTATATGCCGATTACAGCGACGAAAACGCAGACAAGATAGGTGAGCTTCAGGTGCAGTTCGAAGAAATGAATGGGTGGAACGCCGATAGCGATGCGGCGGCATTACTTTCTAATTTAGGCATCTCTGAAGACCATCATTTTACGGTAATGGCAGATATAGATTCTAAACTTAAGGTTCGGGTTTTATTGGCGCAGGCTCTTTTTGGAAATCCTGATGTTTTGATTATGGATGAGCCTACCAACGATTTGGACTACGAAACCATTCATTGGTTAGAGAATTTTTTGGCCAATTACGAGAACACGGTTATCGTAGTATCTCACGATAGACACTTTTTAGACTCGGTTTGTACCAGTATAGCAGATATCGACTTTGGTAAATTAAACCTGTATTCGGGTAACTATACCTTTTGGTACGAGAGTAGTCAATTGGCGGCACGTCAAAGAGCACAACAAAACAAAAAAGCAGAAGAAAAGGCCAAAGAACTTCAAGAATTTATTTCACGTTTTAGTGCCAATGTGGCTAAAAGTAAACAGGCAACATCTCGTAAAAAGATGTTGTCTAAACTTAAGGTAGAAGATATTAAGCCTTCAAGTAGAAGATACCCTGCAATAATTTTTGAAAGAGAACGTGAGGCGGGTGATCAAATATTGAATATTGAAGGTTTATCGGCCTCCACTGAAGAGGGTGATATTCTGTTTCACAATGTGAACTTGAACTTGGCAAAAGGTGATAAGGTTGCCATTATATCAAAAGATTCACGTGCTACTACTGCTTTTTACGATATAATCAATGATAAGCGTAAAGCTGATAAAGGCTCTTTTCAATGGGGTGTAACCACAAATCAATCATATTTGCCTGCTGATAATTCTGATTTCTTTACCGAAAATATAAGTCTCGTAGATTGGTTAAGACAATGGGCAAAAACCGAAGAAGAGCGAGAAGAAGTATATATCAGAGGCTTTTTGGGGAAAATGCTTTTTAGTGGAGAAGAGGCTTTAAAAAAGTGTACTGTGCTTTCAGGAGGTGAGAAAGTGAGATGTATGTTAAGTAGAATGATGATGATGAGGGCGAATGTGGTTATGTTGGACGAACCTACTAACCATTTAGACCTCGAAAGTATTACTGCATTTAACAATTCACTCAAAAACTTTAAGGGTACGGTGTTGTTTACGACCCATGATCATGAATTTGCCCAAACGGTTGCCAATAGAATTGTAGAATTAACACCTAAAGGCAACATTGATAGATATTTATCGTTTGAGGAGTACATGTCTGATAAAGCTTTGAAGGAGCAGCGTGAAAAAATGTACGCTGTGCCGGTTTAG
- a CDS encoding 3-isopropylmalate dehydrogenase, with translation MQLKIALLGGDGIGPEVLAQSVKCLKAIEETFNHNFEYIEASVGAIAITDTGKPLPDATLKLCREADAILFGAIGGLEYDNNPEAKVRPEQGLLRLRKELGLFANIRPVKMFNSLIKNSPLKEHIVRGTDMVIFRELTGGIYFGQKSISEDGTRASDVCEYTEKEISRVAHLAFKAAKKRKKKLTLVDKANVLESSRLWRKTVTEIGKSYPDVELQTMFIDNATVQMMLNPSQFDVILTDNMFGDILSDQGSVIIGSVGLLPSASIGVDNAMFEPFHGSYPQAKGKNIANPVASILSTAMLLQHYGLDEEANSIVSAVHESFVKNVVTPDVLGSSKYGTDYVGDFISEHIVDSDEILNINDENIGLGKSTII, from the coding sequence CAATCGAAGAAACCTTCAATCACAACTTCGAGTATATTGAAGCCTCTGTGGGTGCCATTGCAATAACTGATACCGGCAAACCTCTACCCGATGCCACCCTAAAGCTTTGCCGTGAGGCAGATGCTATTCTTTTTGGTGCTATTGGGGGGTTAGAGTATGACAATAACCCTGAAGCGAAGGTAAGGCCCGAACAAGGTCTGTTAAGGTTGAGAAAAGAATTAGGTCTTTTTGCGAACATAAGGCCGGTTAAAATGTTCAATTCGCTTATAAAAAATTCACCCCTTAAAGAACATATTGTGCGAGGAACCGATATGGTGATTTTTCGAGAATTAACCGGAGGGATATATTTTGGACAAAAAAGCATCAGTGAAGATGGAACTCGGGCCTCTGATGTATGTGAATATACAGAGAAAGAAATAAGTAGGGTCGCACACTTGGCGTTTAAAGCGGCCAAAAAGCGAAAAAAGAAATTAACCCTTGTAGACAAAGCCAATGTACTAGAATCATCACGTCTTTGGCGTAAGACCGTTACAGAAATAGGCAAGTCTTACCCTGATGTTGAACTTCAAACCATGTTTATCGACAATGCCACGGTTCAAATGATGTTAAATCCCTCACAGTTCGATGTTATTTTGACCGATAATATGTTCGGAGACATTCTTTCTGACCAAGGTAGCGTTATAATCGGTTCAGTAGGTTTATTGCCCTCAGCTTCTATCGGTGTCGATAACGCGATGTTCGAACCTTTTCATGGTTCTTATCCGCAGGCGAAGGGAAAGAATATTGCCAACCCTGTCGCTTCAATACTAAGCACGGCCATGTTGTTACAGCATTACGGGCTTGATGAGGAAGCGAATTCAATTGTTTCGGCAGTACATGAATCTTTTGTCAAAAATGTGGTAACCCCAGATGTCTTGGGAAGCAGTAAATATGGTACTGATTACGTAGGTGATTTTATTTCGGAGCATATTGTTGATTCCGATGAGATTCTCAACATTAATGATGAGAATATAGGTTTAGGTAAATCGACCATAATTTAG
- a CDS encoding glutamine cyclotransferase, which produces MNTLKIFSSSILFLFMACGGNNTPSSLFEIEFNDNGKKIQQNQSVAVSIKNKKNKEIQQVTYTLEGNELELNDGKITFNVPTLGDKTLNAKVKYEDQTVEVTKNIKVLAAKSPEIYTYEIVNEYPHDNKAYTQGLEFHNDTLYESTGKKGRSSLRKVDFKTGEIIQQVNLEDNYFGEGITILNDKIYMLTWRSGTGFVYDLKDLKRLDTFQYGESEEGWGLTNDGKKLFKSDGTEKIWFLNPETLVEEGAIETVTNKSINDSANELEYVDGKIYANVYQKPSVMIIDAKSGAIEGVINFSGLSNKVAHHQTWSDTDNVLNGIAYHPKRKTFFVTGKEWDKMFEVTIQKK; this is translated from the coding sequence ATGAATACCCTTAAAATTTTTTCATCAAGTATTTTATTTCTTTTTATGGCTTGCGGAGGTAATAACACCCCTTCTTCCCTATTTGAAATAGAATTTAACGATAACGGCAAAAAAATTCAACAGAATCAAAGCGTAGCTGTATCCATAAAAAATAAAAAAAACAAAGAAATTCAGCAGGTTACTTACACCCTCGAGGGAAATGAACTTGAATTAAATGATGGAAAAATTACTTTTAATGTACCTACCTTGGGCGATAAAACCTTGAATGCCAAGGTTAAGTACGAAGACCAAACTGTAGAGGTGACGAAGAACATCAAAGTTTTAGCGGCTAAATCACCTGAAATCTATACCTACGAAATTGTAAATGAATACCCTCACGATAATAAGGCGTATACCCAAGGTCTTGAATTTCATAATGATACCTTATATGAAAGCACTGGAAAAAAAGGACGTTCGTCATTAAGAAAAGTAGATTTTAAAACAGGAGAAATTATACAACAGGTTAATTTAGAGGACAATTATTTCGGCGAAGGCATTACTATTCTAAATGATAAAATTTACATGCTAACATGGCGCAGCGGCACTGGCTTTGTTTACGATTTAAAAGATTTGAAGAGACTTGATACTTTTCAGTATGGCGAAAGCGAAGAAGGCTGGGGTTTGACCAATGATGGTAAAAAATTGTTCAAGAGTGATGGAACCGAAAAAATATGGTTTTTAAACCCCGAAACCCTCGTTGAAGAAGGCGCTATAGAAACAGTGACCAACAAATCAATTAACGACAGTGCAAATGAACTGGAGTATGTAGACGGAAAAATATATGCCAATGTCTATCAAAAGCCCAGTGTTATGATTATTGATGCCAAAAGTGGAGCTATCGAGGGTGTTATCAATTTTAGCGGCTTAAGCAATAAGGTTGCACATCACCAAACCTGGAGCGATACCGATAATGTTCTTAACGGTATAGCCTATCACCCCAAGAGAAAAACTTTTTTCGTAACCGGAAAAGAATGGGACAAAATGTTCGAAGTGACCATTCAAAAAAAATAG
- a CDS encoding short-subunit dehydrogenase: MKKKVVLITGGSSGIGKSIGLYLKSMGFKVYGTTRSLEKHPDFEVFDLLELNVTDPSSIKTAIQGVLKREQRIDVLINNAGMGITGPVEETPHNEIDRVFQTNFHGPLHMAKAVIPHMRAQKSGVIINITSIAGYMGLPFRGIYSATKGALGTITEALRMEVKDFGIKVCTLAPGDFKTNIAKGRYHAPIVENSPYAKNYGKTLKMIDEDVDTSGDPIAVAKVVLEIINTRHPKVHYKVGEPLQKFSTLLKGLLPDKLYEKLLLKHYKL, encoded by the coding sequence ATGAAAAAAAAGGTTGTGCTCATCACGGGCGGTTCTTCCGGTATAGGGAAATCTATAGGGCTTTACCTAAAATCAATGGGCTTTAAAGTATACGGTACTACACGTAGTTTAGAAAAGCACCCAGATTTTGAGGTTTTTGATTTGTTAGAGCTTAATGTTACCGACCCCTCCAGTATTAAAACAGCTATTCAAGGCGTACTTAAAAGAGAACAACGTATTGATGTACTTATTAATAATGCCGGAATGGGTATTACTGGGCCAGTCGAAGAAACTCCACATAATGAAATTGATAGGGTTTTCCAGACTAATTTTCATGGTCCTTTACATATGGCTAAAGCAGTCATACCTCACATGAGAGCGCAAAAGAGCGGAGTTATTATTAATATAACTTCAATTGCCGGCTATATGGGGCTGCCCTTTAGGGGAATTTATTCGGCTACCAAAGGTGCATTGGGCACCATTACCGAAGCCTTAAGAATGGAAGTTAAAGATTTTGGTATAAAGGTCTGTACATTGGCTCCCGGTGATTTTAAAACGAATATAGCCAAGGGCAGGTATCATGCCCCCATAGTTGAAAATTCACCATATGCCAAAAATTACGGAAAAACCCTAAAGATGATCGATGAGGATGTTGATACCAGCGGTGATCCTATAGCCGTGGCAAAAGTAGTTCTTGAAATCATAAACACACGACACCCAAAGGTGCATTATAAGGTAGGGGAGCCTCTGCAGAAATTCTCTACATTACTAAAAGGTTTATTGCCCGATAAACTCTACGAGAAACTCTTACTTAAACATTATAAATTGTAA
- a CDS encoding DNA-binding LytR/AlgR family response regulator: protein MWGITWFGYNLLSVICIKIIVKLLEYNYTIIDSDATSNLQLQHYLEEYGDFTCTSIAKDSSEGINSILKFSPQIVFINLNEKAQEYFQMVMELHQYLTSLPIIIGISKGKHHAYDAIKNGFFDYWLMPYNEFDIRKSLLRLKKQIPAEQEPQTLCLSSYRDFQYLDTDEILYLKADNNATEFIMKDGTINNAYKTLKTFENQLPKNFVRIHQSYIVNTDCISRISYGKAICTLKHSKQQLPFSKSYRKNIDNLKQLLSKNTISTLN from the coding sequence TTGTGGGGAATAACTTGGTTCGGTTATAACTTACTATCAGTAATTTGCATCAAAATAATAGTTAAACTTTTGGAATATAATTACACCATAATCGATTCTGACGCAACATCTAATCTGCAATTGCAGCATTATTTAGAAGAATATGGTGATTTCACATGCACTTCGATTGCAAAAGATAGTTCTGAAGGTATCAATTCAATATTAAAATTCTCTCCTCAAATAGTATTCATTAACCTAAACGAAAAGGCGCAAGAATATTTTCAAATGGTAATGGAACTGCATCAATACTTGACCAGTCTACCTATCATTATAGGTATATCCAAGGGTAAGCATCATGCGTACGACGCTATTAAAAATGGTTTTTTCGATTATTGGCTAATGCCCTATAATGAGTTTGATATTAGAAAATCACTATTACGGCTGAAAAAGCAAATCCCGGCCGAGCAAGAACCCCAAACTTTATGTCTTAGTTCTTATCGAGACTTTCAATATTTAGACACCGATGAAATTCTTTATTTAAAAGCTGATAACAATGCTACGGAGTTTATAATGAAAGATGGCACAATAAATAATGCCTACAAGACGTTAAAGACCTTTGAAAATCAATTGCCAAAAAACTTTGTACGTATTCATCAAAGTTATATCGTAAATACCGATTGTATTTCGAGAATTAGCTATGGTAAAGCAATATGCACCCTAAAGCACAGTAAACAGCAATTGCCGTTCTCAAAATCTTACCGAAAGAATATCGATAATTTGAAACAATTGCTTTCAAAAAACACCATTTCTACCTTAAATTAG
- a CDS encoding transaldolase, translating to MKFFIDTANLDQIREAQQLGVLDGVTTNPSLMAKEGITGRNNILKHYVDICNIVEGDVSAEVISTEFDEIIKEGEELAELHDQIVVKVPMIKDGVKALKYFSDKGIRTNCTLVFSAGQALLAAKAGATYVSPFIGRLDDISTDGLNLIAEIRLIYDNFGFETQILAASIRHTMHVLECAKIGADVMTGGLDSITGLLKHPLTDSGLEKFLADYQKGNK from the coding sequence ATGAAATTTTTTATAGACACGGCAAATTTAGACCAGATTCGAGAAGCTCAGCAATTGGGGGTACTTGATGGAGTGACAACCAACCCGTCTTTGATGGCGAAGGAAGGTATTACCGGGCGTAACAATATATTGAAGCACTATGTCGATATCTGCAACATCGTTGAAGGAGATGTTTCTGCTGAAGTTATTTCTACCGAGTTTGATGAAATTATCAAAGAAGGTGAGGAGCTAGCAGAGCTACACGATCAAATTGTCGTAAAGGTTCCAATGATCAAAGATGGTGTGAAAGCACTTAAGTATTTCTCAGATAAAGGTATTCGTACGAACTGTACGTTGGTCTTCTCTGCAGGTCAAGCTCTTTTGGCAGCTAAAGCAGGTGCAACTTATGTATCACCTTTCATCGGTAGATTAGATGATATATCTACAGATGGTCTTAACCTAATTGCAGAAATTCGTCTTATTTATGATAATTTCGGATTTGAAACTCAGATTTTGGCAGCTTCCATTCGTCACACCATGCACGTGCTTGAATGTGCCAAAATAGGCGCTGATGTCATGACAGGTGGTCTTGATTCAATTACAGGGCTTTTGAAGCACCCTCTAACTGATAGTGGACTGGAGAAGTTTTTGGCAGATTACCAAAAAGGCAATAAATAG